From one Microbulbifer sp. A4B17 genomic stretch:
- a CDS encoding RHS repeat protein, producing MYFRKSILAGAFGLLVAHGTQAAIDEQNWSYTYTEAGKMETADGPRTDVSDVTTYTYDSNNRLTTTINALGHLESILEYDAAGRPLKAQDANGLQTHFTYTARGWLESTTVKAASGDLVTTYTYDLVGQVTNITYPDSSSVTFEYDAARRLTATQNTLGERVEYTRDAAGNITEEKVFAADGTTLVRSVSRGYDELSRLIDVDGNNGQNTSIAYDNNGKRVSSTDGNLNSTGELRDALGRVETVTDADSNQIQYSYDSAGRVTSVTDQRGNITSYEYDFAGNLVKLVSPDTGVTTYDYDEAGNLISRTDARAVVANYSYDALNRVTAITYPSSTDENVNYSYDDTENDNKGLGRLTGYSNDAGNTELTYDDLGRVTTQADTVAGVSFNIEYKYDSLGRVAEITYPSGRVINYTRDNLGRVIAVTSKDSAEDSTQTIVNDVQYQPYGGIASVGYSNGVTQSYSYDTDGRLSRILVEGSANSLKDSNIGYDVSNNITSIGEQVSNTAQSFVYDPLYRLEQANGDYGQLIYEYDSVGNRLSRSNGSLLESYSYDSSSNQLLRIDVDNGGVDDQRSISYDASGNAVEDITQSKDRILEYNAANRLVRILEGK from the coding sequence ATGTATTTTAGGAAGTCTATTCTTGCGGGTGCGTTTGGCCTGCTGGTGGCCCATGGCACCCAGGCGGCGATTGATGAGCAGAACTGGTCCTATACCTATACCGAAGCGGGCAAAATGGAAACGGCGGATGGTCCGCGTACGGATGTTTCTGATGTCACTACTTATACTTACGATAGTAATAATCGCCTCACTACTACGATTAATGCACTTGGGCACTTGGAATCCATTCTTGAATACGATGCGGCTGGGCGCCCGCTTAAAGCGCAGGATGCTAATGGGCTGCAAACCCACTTTACTTACACTGCGCGGGGCTGGTTGGAATCAACTACGGTGAAAGCGGCATCCGGTGATCTGGTGACTACCTATACCTATGATCTTGTGGGGCAAGTGACCAATATTACTTACCCGGATAGTTCCAGTGTTACTTTCGAATACGATGCTGCGCGTCGTTTGACGGCCACCCAGAACACCCTGGGGGAGCGAGTTGAATATACCCGTGACGCCGCTGGTAATATTACCGAGGAAAAGGTTTTTGCAGCTGACGGTACAACACTGGTACGTTCTGTTAGCCGTGGTTACGATGAACTGAGTCGTTTGATTGATGTTGATGGTAATAATGGCCAGAACACGTCTATTGCTTACGATAACAATGGCAAGCGGGTTTCTAGCACAGATGGTAACTTAAATAGTACTGGCGAACTGAGGGACGCCTTAGGGCGGGTCGAGACGGTTACCGATGCCGATAGTAATCAGATCCAGTACAGTTACGACAGTGCCGGCCGCGTTACTTCTGTTACCGATCAACGCGGTAATATTACCAGTTATGAATATGATTTTGCAGGTAACCTAGTCAAACTAGTCAGCCCGGACACGGGTGTCACCACTTACGATTATGATGAAGCCGGCAACCTTATTTCTCGTACTGATGCACGTGCGGTAGTTGCCAACTATAGCTATGACGCTCTCAACCGGGTTACCGCAATCACTTATCCCAGCAGTACAGATGAGAATGTCAATTATAGTTATGACGATACTGAAAATGACAATAAGGGCTTAGGGCGTCTCACTGGGTACAGTAATGATGCCGGCAATACTGAACTTACATATGATGACTTAGGGAGGGTAACTACCCAAGCTGATACAGTCGCCGGCGTTAGCTTCAATATCGAATACAAATATGATTCCCTGGGTCGTGTAGCCGAAATAACCTACCCCTCTGGACGTGTTATCAATTATACCCGTGATAATCTAGGGAGAGTCATTGCCGTTACCAGTAAGGATAGTGCCGAAGATAGCACACAGACTATTGTGAACGATGTCCAGTACCAACCCTATGGCGGTATTGCGTCTGTAGGCTATAGCAACGGAGTAACTCAGAGCTACAGCTATGATACAGATGGTCGTTTATCGAGAATATTGGTAGAGGGCAGTGCTAATTCATTAAAGGATTCGAATATTGGTTACGATGTTTCCAATAATATTACATCGATTGGTGAGCAGGTTAGTAATACAGCACAATCCTTTGTTTATGATCCATTATACCGGTTAGAGCAAGCAAACGGAGATTACGGTCAACTGATATATGAGTATGACTCAGTAGGGAATCGTCTTTCACGATCGAATGGATCACTACTAGAAAGTTATTCATATGACTCCTCTTCAAACCAGTTGTTGAGGATTGATGTTGATAATGGTGGTGTTGATGATCAACGATCAATCAGTTATGACGCTTCAGGCAATGCAGTCGAGGATATCACTCAGTCTAAGGATAGAATTCTAGAATATAATGCTGCCAATCGGTTAGTGCGTATTTTGGAAGGAAAGTAG
- a CDS encoding enterochelin esterase domain-containing protein has translation MKRHGLPFFSESSLGREKLILTFLWRDLNGSELCSPTKRVFIVINCVKNHHTLSPSSLKRLLESAVWYWQVEIENQCRDSYRLIPTTETWISSNWEKKLLPTDDKHQIQRQVRVNSLWAVHYVIGNTFDAVEFGILSKIFVPMADTIYFFAAEAGITVVMSLNFSSLKSAACVKNNPQREPLR, from the coding sequence GTGAAGAGGCATGGACTACCATTTTTTAGTGAGAGCTCCCTAGGTAGGGAAAAATTAATTCTTACATTTTTGTGGAGAGATCTTAATGGCAGTGAACTTTGCTCCCCCACCAAACGTGTTTTTATCGTTATTAATTGTGTAAAAAATCACCATACACTCTCGCCCTCCTCCCTGAAGAGGCTGCTAGAAAGCGCTGTTTGGTATTGGCAAGTGGAGATAGAGAATCAATGTAGAGACAGCTATCGCTTAATTCCCACCACAGAAACGTGGATCAGTTCCAACTGGGAAAAGAAACTTCTTCCCACTGATGACAAGCACCAAATACAACGCCAAGTCAGAGTAAACAGCCTTTGGGCTGTACATTATGTCATTGGCAATACCTTTGATGCCGTAGAATTTGGTATTTTAAGCAAAATTTTTGTCCCTATGGCCGATACTATTTATTTTTTCGCTGCAGAAGCTGGTATTACTGTCGTTATGTCTCTGAATTTCAGTAGTTTAAAGAGCGCTGCATGTGTGAAAAATAACCCACAAAGGGAACCCCTCCGCTGA
- a CDS encoding RHS repeat-associated core domain-containing protein has product MNLVNKKIITFNGLIMYFLRASILLLVSLLSANTLAVTEDYFVGVSITSDDNDALGVMFRYQDSENYYRFYMDSQYSQRRLDKTVNGVTTILDEDSVSYTVGETYEVTITVVDDQISVIVDQEEILQASDSSIAEGGVALYSKGNNKSYFDNLIVIDFYDDDQPIVEYSFESDSILEDLTIVDEGTTSGPSDWDVDDGRLGQTSNIYQANDDLRARGTFAILDATLNSVARNSVAVSITKDLGLGGAAETQLSPAVSGNANGNYILAWEQATAADETGQSNVYYSVYDSSGSPQLTGIKINSDNQFEDSHHTVPQVILHDNDHVTAVWQDDLDGNGYYNIYLRQFDAEGAEKTPAFILHSDVSGQQLNPTIVSNSQGQIAVAWEDDAAGNDQVYYRVFDSSGIPLTDDIQINDLSGTHYHPRLLLADDGSVTAVWQEDSDGNNYFNIRVRGFDATGQEVLAGFTANTTVAGHQYRPGIVTLPSDGFAIAYEDDLDGNGIFDIRVRGFNSDGTERFEDRSLNLFSPINQQDIQLLPTETDGFIGMWVQEKESVNTIVTRFFDDMGNPLSNDTPWSISGAPQSQPSMGLAGTDTLLLGWSEENTDDLNTAVRAVVLNYSLDADFDGVGDSEDAFPNDPNESVDTDGDGIGNVADTDDDNDGLPDTWEIENGLDSLVDDADADADNDGASNAEEYADGTDPQSAIECNRSSCLPAIVTFESESTEIGIGDSTTLHWQVVRADSVSITPIGSVSIEGNTAISPQSTTVYTLTASSDLGEISSTVTVSATDVLSESRYNALGQRVWHKTESETRIFVYGPQGEILAELNESGETIAEYVYLEGQPIAHFTQPSTENAQVHYVHNDHLGTPQILSGSSGEVVWQVESQKPFGESEVNEDVDGDGSAVVFNLRFPGQYYDQESGLHYNYFRDYDTDSGRYLQSDPIGLEGGINTYGYTLQNPIKYIDPFGLDIHISINSNGAQGFGHVGGAANSSQTSGFYPKFPSTMAPGMVKPDSDIDGEVVIPSTPEQDEKFQQCMVDRKNNPGVYAIVTRNCTRLVQSCLSEAGIKNYNNSTLPKRFFCSIAKKYGCEGDACNECEQ; this is encoded by the coding sequence ATGAATTTAGTGAACAAAAAGATTATAACTTTTAATGGTTTGATAATGTATTTTCTTCGTGCCAGTATTTTGTTGCTAGTCAGTTTGCTTTCAGCTAACACACTTGCTGTTACAGAGGACTATTTTGTAGGAGTATCGATTACTTCAGATGATAATGACGCTCTTGGTGTGATGTTTCGCTATCAGGATAGCGAAAATTATTACCGGTTTTATATGGACAGCCAATACAGTCAGCGTCGTTTAGATAAGACAGTAAATGGTGTTACTACAATACTGGATGAGGATTCGGTCTCTTACACAGTAGGAGAAACCTACGAAGTCACAATTACAGTGGTTGATGACCAGATCAGTGTTATTGTGGATCAAGAAGAAATTCTGCAAGCAAGTGACAGTAGCATTGCGGAAGGAGGTGTTGCCTTATACTCCAAAGGCAATAACAAAAGTTACTTTGATAATTTAATTGTTATTGACTTTTATGATGATGACCAGCCTATAGTTGAATACTCATTTGAGTCTGATTCCATTTTGGAAGACCTAACGATAGTAGATGAAGGAACCACCTCTGGCCCATCTGACTGGGATGTGGATGATGGCCGCTTAGGTCAAACCAGTAATATCTACCAGGCAAACGACGATTTAAGAGCTCGGGGCACCTTTGCAATTCTTGATGCGACACTCAATAGTGTGGCAAGAAATAGCGTTGCTGTATCTATAACCAAAGATCTCGGTCTGGGAGGGGCAGCAGAAACTCAGCTTAGTCCTGCTGTTTCTGGTAATGCCAATGGCAACTATATTTTGGCATGGGAGCAGGCTACAGCCGCAGATGAAACCGGCCAATCAAATGTTTACTATAGCGTTTATGATAGTAGTGGTTCTCCACAACTAACAGGAATAAAAATAAATAGTGATAATCAGTTTGAAGATAGTCATCACACAGTACCTCAAGTGATTCTGCATGATAACGATCATGTGACAGCTGTGTGGCAGGACGACCTTGATGGGAACGGATATTACAATATTTATTTGAGGCAATTTGATGCCGAAGGAGCAGAAAAAACACCGGCGTTTATTTTGCATAGTGATGTTAGTGGGCAGCAGTTAAACCCTACTATTGTGTCAAATAGCCAGGGGCAAATAGCTGTAGCATGGGAAGATGATGCTGCAGGTAATGATCAAGTCTATTATCGTGTTTTTGATTCCTCCGGTATTCCATTAACAGATGATATACAGATCAACGATTTATCTGGAACACATTATCATCCTCGGCTGCTACTGGCTGATGACGGTTCAGTGACTGCTGTCTGGCAGGAAGACTCTGACGGTAATAATTATTTCAATATTCGAGTTCGCGGCTTTGATGCCACCGGCCAAGAGGTATTAGCTGGCTTCACTGCTAATACTACCGTTGCAGGTCATCAATATCGTCCAGGCATAGTCACTTTACCTAGTGATGGTTTTGCTATTGCGTATGAGGATGACCTTGACGGAAATGGTATTTTCGATATTCGCGTGCGAGGGTTTAATAGTGATGGTACTGAGCGTTTTGAAGATAGGTCTCTCAATCTGTTTAGCCCCATCAATCAGCAGGATATTCAGTTATTGCCGACAGAAACCGATGGCTTTATTGGGATGTGGGTTCAAGAGAAAGAATCGGTTAATACCATCGTTACCCGTTTCTTTGATGATATGGGTAACCCGTTATCCAATGATACGCCCTGGTCTATAAGTGGAGCCCCGCAGTCTCAACCTTCAATGGGTTTGGCTGGTACCGATACCCTCCTATTGGGTTGGTCTGAGGAAAATACTGATGATTTGAATACGGCTGTTCGTGCCGTTGTATTAAATTATTCGTTGGATGCTGATTTTGATGGAGTCGGTGATTCTGAGGATGCTTTTCCCAATGATCCGAATGAATCTGTCGATACCGATGGCGATGGTATTGGTAACGTAGCAGATACCGATGATGATAATGATGGCTTACCAGATACTTGGGAAATTGAAAATGGCCTGGATTCATTAGTCGATGACGCAGATGCTGATGCTGACAATGATGGTGCCAGCAACGCAGAAGAATATGCAGATGGCACAGACCCTCAAAGTGCTATTGAATGTAATCGTTCTAGCTGTTTACCGGCGATTGTTACTTTCGAATCCGAGAGTACTGAGATTGGTATTGGGGATAGTACAACCTTGCATTGGCAAGTTGTTCGGGCTGATAGTGTATCGATTACGCCAATAGGCTCGGTTAGTATTGAAGGGAATACAGCGATATCCCCACAGAGTACAACGGTTTATACCTTAACCGCTTCTTCTGATCTTGGGGAAATATCCTCGACAGTCACCGTTTCTGCAACCGATGTATTGAGTGAATCTCGCTATAACGCCCTGGGTCAGCGAGTTTGGCATAAAACTGAAAGTGAAACACGTATATTCGTATATGGGCCACAGGGTGAAATACTTGCGGAATTAAATGAAAGTGGCGAGACCATTGCTGAGTACGTGTATCTGGAGGGGCAGCCTATAGCTCACTTTACCCAGCCAAGTACTGAAAATGCGCAGGTCCATTATGTTCATAACGATCATTTAGGAACTCCGCAAATACTTTCAGGTTCATCTGGAGAGGTAGTGTGGCAAGTAGAAAGCCAAAAGCCTTTTGGTGAATCTGAAGTTAATGAAGATGTTGATGGAGATGGTAGCGCAGTAGTTTTTAATCTGAGGTTTCCGGGGCAGTACTATGACCAAGAGAGTGGGCTACATTACAACTACTTTAGGGATTATGATACAGACAGTGGACGTTATTTACAGAGCGATCCGATAGGTTTAGAAGGGGGGATTAATACTTATGGATATACTTTACAAAATCCGATCAAGTATATCGATCCCTTTGGGCTAGATATACATATCTCAATAAATAGTAATGGTGCTCAGGGTTTTGGTCATGTTGGTGGGGCTGCTAACAGTTCACAAACTTCGGGGTTTTATCCTAAGTTTCCTTCAACTATGGCGCCGGGAATGGTTAAACCTGATAGCGATATTGATGGTGAGGTTGTGATTCCATCAACTCCTGAACAGGATGAAAAATTTCAGCAGTGCATGGTAGATCGAAAAAATAATCCAGGTGTATATGCAATAGTTACTAGGAATTGTACGAGACTTGTGCAGTCCTGTCTGTCCGAGGCTGGAATAAAAAATTATAATAATTCTACCCTGCCCAAGCGTTTTTTCTGTTCGATAGCAAAGAAATATGGCTGTGAAGGAGACGCGTGTAATGAGTGTGAGCAATAG
- a CDS encoding RHS repeat domain-containing protein, with translation MRCIVVFFILMFSVVTFAANPPFSSCESVTFVGIYPTQEDMYAACDASSIGEGCYASWYTEGEIRYTGHVNYSETSFHAVLCGIHGYPSGHAYVFGRPLNFEGCPEGTQSDPEQNGMCVCDEGVMNVETGACEEPQCMAPTTYNYDTGLCEKECPADKPWSDTARDCVAPAEPQSCSNQTGAPSNLAGNPINFFSGHKLQRESVFSSIGDFPLTFSWLYNSFGNHEKSGSGFTISVTYAGETVTHSEGTVTSDSVGISLPLDRDSTSEYTGSATDNWRHNHSYFLAHYTLSDGETERVIAYRPDGSDLHFEDEEGTFIGEANRDWRVTKELDESGEITGWKLEIGDRIETYDTAGRVLRVENQQGQGISYIYDDNGVYQATISDDNGNSIDLSWNGGKLIQIVRNDNSVYQFAYTDDGLLETITFPGDENPQRTFRYEDSRFPNALTGVTDEAGKVYSTFTYDDQGRAIHTEHNEGSESVDVEYVDDYTRRITNALGKQTTYNYTDVDGVKRITSVDGEVSANCAAANKSYTYDANGFVASETDWEGNTTTYTRNNLGLELTRTEAAGTAAAKLVTTEWHDTLNLPIKVTTSVSITEYIYDSKGRLLSKKVTSVEGS, from the coding sequence ATGCGCTGCATTGTTGTTTTTTTTATTTTAATGTTTTCGGTAGTTACTTTTGCTGCGAATCCGCCTTTTAGTTCCTGTGAGTCGGTTACTTTTGTTGGAATTTATCCAACACAAGAAGATATGTATGCGGCATGTGATGCTTCTTCTATTGGTGAAGGATGTTATGCGTCATGGTATACCGAAGGTGAGATACGTTATACGGGACATGTCAATTATTCCGAAACTAGCTTTCATGCTGTGTTATGCGGGATACATGGTTATCCGAGTGGACATGCGTATGTGTTTGGTCGTCCGCTTAATTTCGAGGGTTGCCCCGAAGGTACCCAATCTGATCCTGAGCAGAACGGAATGTGTGTGTGTGATGAAGGAGTTATGAATGTTGAAACTGGGGCCTGCGAAGAGCCTCAATGCATGGCTCCAACAACTTATAATTACGATACTGGTCTTTGTGAAAAAGAATGTCCAGCCGATAAACCTTGGTCTGATACAGCTCGAGACTGTGTTGCTCCAGCCGAGCCCCAAAGCTGCTCCAATCAAACTGGGGCCCCGTCAAACTTAGCTGGCAATCCTATCAACTTCTTTAGTGGTCATAAATTACAACGAGAGTCCGTATTCTCTTCAATTGGTGATTTCCCTTTGACTTTCTCCTGGCTTTACAACAGCTTTGGTAATCACGAAAAATCGGGTTCTGGTTTTACAATAAGTGTAACCTATGCAGGGGAGACGGTGACACATAGTGAGGGCACTGTGACCAGTGACTCGGTAGGGATTAGTTTGCCGCTCGATAGAGACTCCACTTCTGAGTATACCGGCAGTGCCACGGATAATTGGCGCCATAACCATAGTTATTTTCTTGCTCATTACACATTGTCTGATGGTGAAACGGAACGAGTTATTGCCTACCGTCCTGATGGTAGCGATCTGCACTTTGAAGATGAAGAGGGTACTTTTATCGGCGAGGCCAATCGGGATTGGCGTGTTACCAAAGAACTTGATGAAAGTGGTGAAATAACAGGCTGGAAGCTGGAAATAGGCGACCGTATAGAAACTTACGATACTGCTGGCCGAGTCTTACGAGTAGAAAATCAGCAAGGACAGGGTATTAGCTATATCTATGATGATAACGGCGTTTACCAGGCAACTATCTCAGATGATAACGGTAATAGTATTGATCTGAGCTGGAACGGTGGGAAATTGATTCAGATTGTCCGCAATGATAACTCTGTCTACCAGTTTGCTTATACTGATGATGGCTTGTTGGAAACCATTACGTTTCCCGGAGATGAAAATCCACAGCGTACTTTTCGCTATGAAGATAGCCGCTTTCCCAATGCCCTGACAGGGGTTACTGATGAAGCGGGTAAGGTTTACAGCACCTTCACTTATGATGACCAGGGCCGAGCAATCCACACTGAGCACAATGAAGGTTCTGAGTCTGTGGATGTGGAGTATGTGGATGATTATACACGCAGGATCACTAATGCTCTGGGCAAGCAAACTACTTATAACTATACCGATGTGGACGGTGTCAAGCGTATCACTTCTGTAGATGGCGAAGTATCAGCAAATTGTGCGGCGGCAAACAAAAGTTACACCTATGATGCCAATGGATTTGTAGCCAGTGAGACGGATTGGGAGGGGAATACCACCACTTACACTCGCAATAACCTAGGACTTGAATTGACCCGTACTGAAGCTGCCGGCACTGCCGCAGCTAAGTTAGTTACAACCGAGTGGCACGACACTCTTAACTTGCCAATAAAAGTTACAACGTCTGTTAGCATCACCGAGTATATCTATGATTCCAAGGGGCGTTTACTTTCCAAAAAAGTGACATCAGTAGAGGGCTCTTAA